From Flavobacterium lipolyticum, one genomic window encodes:
- a CDS encoding PLP-dependent aminotransferase family protein, with amino-acid sequence MKNSNYLYLQFADRIEKQIKSGVLNVGDKLPSIREVCAETGYSMSTVSKAYYEIESRSLIESRPQSGYYVTNISARNIPEPSPSSPVLKCVNIDREDLIDQVYKNMTDPSITMLSMGFPSNELLPIAKLNKGMIQAMRQLPNSGTSYEQVQGNLNLRKEIARWSFTWGGSLTERDIITMPGCTSAISHCLMTLTKPGDTIITESPAYFGILQLAKSLGLYIMELPTNMTTGIELDALKKALSTKKIKLCLLMSNFSNPSGSMMPVEHKKEVVRLMEFYNVPLIEDDIHGDLYFGSSRPTNCKTYDESGIVLCCSSVSKTLAPGYRVGWVSPGKFKKEILRNKIYHTLSTPTITHQVVGDFLKNGRYENHLRKIRQILNHNCTNYINTVLESFPKGTKVSQPQGGFFLWIELDKNIDTAAFYPLAMQHKISFAPGRIFTFQNQFSNCMRLSFGLPWTNELRSSIQTLGKLIDQ; translated from the coding sequence ATGAAAAATTCCAACTACTTGTATCTGCAGTTTGCAGACCGAATTGAAAAACAAATAAAATCGGGTGTTTTAAATGTAGGCGATAAGCTGCCCTCTATACGTGAAGTCTGTGCCGAAACGGGTTACAGCATGAGCACCGTAAGCAAAGCCTATTATGAAATTGAAAGCAGATCTCTTATAGAATCCAGACCTCAATCCGGTTATTATGTGACTAACATTTCGGCCAGAAATATTCCTGAACCTTCACCCAGCAGTCCTGTTTTAAAATGCGTGAACATTGACCGGGAAGATTTAATTGATCAGGTTTACAAAAACATGACCGATCCGAGTATTACGATGCTTTCTATGGGGTTTCCTTCTAACGAATTGCTACCTATTGCCAAATTAAATAAGGGAATGATTCAGGCCATGCGTCAGCTTCCTAATAGTGGCACAAGTTACGAACAGGTACAGGGGAATCTTAATCTACGGAAAGAAATTGCAAGATGGTCCTTTACCTGGGGAGGTTCTTTAACAGAAAGAGACATTATCACCATGCCCGGCTGTACGAGTGCCATATCACATTGTTTAATGACACTAACGAAACCGGGAGATACTATTATTACCGAAAGTCCTGCTTATTTTGGCATCCTGCAGTTGGCTAAATCTTTGGGTTTGTATATCATGGAACTGCCTACCAATATGACCACTGGAATAGAACTGGATGCCCTAAAAAAAGCACTTTCTACTAAAAAAATAAAACTCTGTTTGCTGATGAGCAACTTCAGTAATCCTTCGGGAAGTATGATGCCTGTTGAACATAAAAAGGAAGTGGTCCGATTAATGGAATTTTACAACGTTCCATTAATTGAAGACGATATTCACGGTGATTTGTACTTTGGCTCGAGTCGTCCAACCAATTGTAAAACCTATGATGAAAGTGGCATTGTACTTTGCTGCAGTTCGGTTTCAAAAACTTTGGCACCGGGGTATCGTGTGGGCTGGGTTTCTCCGGGGAAATTCAAAAAAGAGATTTTGCGCAACAAAATCTATCATACCCTCTCTACTCCTACCATCACGCATCAGGTAGTTGGCGACTTTCTGAAAAATGGCCGCTATGAAAATCATCTTCGAAAAATACGACAGATATTGAATCACAACTGTACGAACTATATCAATACGGTTTTAGAGTCATTTCCGAAAGGAACCAAGGTAAGTCAGCCACAAGGAGGTTTTTTTCTTTGGATTGAACTTGATAAGAATATAGATACGGCTGCTTTTTATCCATTAGCGATGCAGCATAAAATTAGTTTTGCTCCGGGAAGAATCTTTACTTTTCAAAATCAATTCTCAAATTGCATGCGATTGAGTTTTGGACTTCCGTGGACTAATGAATTAAGATCCTCTATACAAACTCTGGGAAAATTGATTGATCAGTAG
- a CDS encoding bestrophin family protein, producing the protein MLLKKRIPMRYVLGKIKVELALVMTYTILFEIFHHYFINVAIEIPIAIPTMVGTIISLLLAFKSNQAYDRWWEARIIWGSIVNESRTLVRQMLTFYKDPGFSVEANEFKENFTKRQIAWCYSLGQALRNKDAIKPIKDLISEEELNFVKNHQNIPNAILLLHGRDLRIAKKDKRLNPYQQVEIDNTLSRLCDAMGKCERIKNTIFPTTYSMYIRMTLCLFILLLPFGLISLLSWFAVPLITIIGGTFFLIEKMAIHLQDPFENRPTDTPVTAISNTIEKNLMQMLNEYQSEFDIIKEFDLKPDLKKAENNAYFVL; encoded by the coding sequence ATGTTATTAAAGAAAAGAATTCCAATGAGGTACGTTCTCGGGAAAATTAAGGTGGAATTGGCACTTGTAATGACTTACACCATTTTATTTGAAATTTTTCATCATTATTTTATCAATGTAGCGATCGAAATACCAATCGCAATTCCTACCATGGTAGGTACAATTATATCCTTATTACTGGCTTTTAAATCCAATCAGGCTTATGACAGATGGTGGGAAGCACGCATTATTTGGGGATCAATTGTAAATGAATCCCGAACTTTGGTGAGACAAATGCTCACTTTTTATAAAGATCCGGGGTTTTCTGTTGAAGCAAACGAGTTTAAGGAGAACTTCACCAAAAGACAAATTGCATGGTGTTATAGCTTAGGACAGGCGCTGCGTAATAAAGATGCGATAAAGCCGATCAAAGATTTGATTAGTGAAGAGGAACTGAATTTTGTCAAAAACCATCAGAATATTCCAAATGCGATATTATTGCTTCATGGTAGAGATCTTAGAATTGCCAAAAAGGATAAACGATTAAATCCTTATCAACAGGTTGAAATAGACAATACTTTGTCAAGATTATGTGATGCAATGGGAAAATGCGAGCGTATTAAAAATACCATTTTTCCAACCACTTACAGCATGTACATCAGAATGACGCTGTGTTTGTTTATTTTGTTATTGCCTTTTGGACTGATCAGTTTATTGAGCTGGTTTGCCGTTCCGTTAATTACAATTATCGGAGGAACGTTCTTCTTAATTGAAAAAATGGCAATCCATTTACAGGATCCATTCGAAAACAGACCTACAGATACACCTGTAACGGCAATTTCGAATACTATCGAAAAGAATCTGATGCAAATGTTAAACGAGTATCAAAGTGAGTTTGACATCATCAAAGAATTCGATCTTAAACCCGATTTAAAAAAAGCGGAAAACAACGCTTATTTTGTTTTATAA
- a CDS encoding sensor histidine kinase has protein sequence MDIRKKITYTYVALSSFSTLLLCIVVFVLFRENNRYHFLKRLEDRAKIVASIHFQNDPEKIKYYSNLKKNGLEELIEEEEFVLKINSANSFDYNTKLNLPNEFYTNILKTGKDYFEVENKYYLGQVFTENNQKYIVIVGARDRKGPTTTIYILKIMLFGGIGFIFLAFFLGRFLAKRVINPVARITKEVNRISASNLHNRLPEVKNSDEISDLTETFNDMLDRLETSFEIQANFINNASHELKTPITTIIAESEIMLLKEREVPEYIQSLENIYSQASRLGNLTESLLKLTQTGYDGKKQVLDIARIDEVLMDVKSDLDKIYPDNRVSIKLNFAPKDSNLLLIPCNKPLLELAINNIITNGVKYSDNNEVFVTLSANQDWIKVAINDIGIGIPPEDIPHLYEPFFRGKIATKYIGYGLGLPLASKIIRMHDGEIQVQSEQNKGTIVTIVFNKTSSKKSNIKTSNVES, from the coding sequence ATGGATATAAGAAAAAAAATAACATACACTTATGTAGCCTTGTCGTCTTTTAGTACATTACTTCTATGTATTGTTGTTTTTGTTCTATTCAGAGAAAATAATCGTTACCATTTCTTAAAAAGGCTTGAAGACAGAGCTAAAATTGTCGCATCCATTCATTTTCAGAACGATCCTGAGAAAATAAAATACTACAGTAATCTTAAAAAAAATGGACTGGAAGAACTTATCGAAGAAGAAGAGTTTGTTCTAAAGATAAACAGTGCCAATAGTTTTGATTACAATACAAAACTGAATTTACCGAATGAGTTTTATACCAATATTTTAAAAACCGGAAAAGACTATTTTGAGGTAGAAAACAAATATTATTTAGGACAGGTTTTTACAGAGAATAATCAAAAATACATTGTAATTGTTGGAGCTCGTGACCGAAAAGGACCGACCACCACAATCTATATTTTAAAAATCATGCTGTTCGGAGGTATAGGTTTTATATTTTTGGCCTTCTTTTTGGGACGTTTCCTGGCCAAAAGAGTCATTAATCCTGTGGCAAGAATTACTAAAGAAGTAAATAGAATTAGTGCTTCCAACCTTCACAATCGCTTGCCGGAAGTCAAAAATTCAGATGAAATCTCAGATCTTACAGAGACTTTCAACGATATGCTGGATCGTTTGGAAACCTCATTCGAAATACAGGCCAATTTTATCAATAATGCTTCACACGAGTTAAAAACTCCTATAACGACAATCATTGCAGAGTCTGAAATCATGCTTTTGAAAGAAAGGGAAGTTCCGGAATACATTCAGTCCCTTGAAAATATTTACAGCCAGGCTTCCCGATTAGGAAACTTAACAGAGAGTTTGCTTAAACTTACACAAACAGGTTACGACGGTAAAAAACAGGTGTTGGATATTGCCAGAATCGACGAAGTATTAATGGATGTAAAGTCGGATTTAGATAAAATTTATCCGGACAATCGTGTAAGTATCAAGCTTAACTTTGCGCCTAAAGACTCCAATTTACTTTTGATACCTTGTAATAAGCCACTTTTGGAACTCGCGATTAACAACATTATTACCAATGGTGTAAAATACTCGGATAACAATGAGGTTTTTGTTACCCTTTCAGCCAATCAGGACTGGATAAAGGTGGCGATCAACGATATCGGGATTGGGATCCCTCCGGAAGACATTCCGCATTTGTATGAACCTTTCTTTAGAGGTAAAATTGCAACTAAATATATAGGATACGGTTTGGGGCTTCCATTGGCTTCCAAAATCATCCGCATGCACGACGGAGAGATTCAGGTGCAGTCAGAGCAAAACAAAGGCACCATCGTAACCATTGTCTTTAATAAAACAAGTTCGAAGAAAAGCAACATTAAGACTTCTAATGTTGAATCTTAG